From the Huiozyma naganishii CBS 8797 chromosome 2, complete genome genome, one window contains:
- the RPO31 gene encoding DNA-directed RNA polymerase III core subunit RPO31 (similar to Saccharomyces cerevisiae RPO31 (YOR116C); ancestral locus Anc_5.426) produces MKEVVVGETQKKISGIEFSALNAADIVAQSEVEITTRDLFDLEKGREQKTGGALDRRMGVSSSSQECMTCHGNLASCHGHFGHIKLALPVFHVGYFKSTIQILQCICKDCSAVLLSDKDRRDFLKELRRPGIDNLRKMSILKKVIDQCKKQRRCLKCGGLNGVVKKAAAGAGTASLKIIHDTFRWVGKKMVPEKDRWIGEWNEILTHHPELERFVKRCSDDLNPLKTLTLFKQLKSEDCELLGINSTVRSGRPETYIWRYLPAPPVCIRPSVTMQDSPASNEDDLTVKLTEIVWTSSLIKAGLAKGISINNMMEHWDYLQLTVAMYINSDSVNPAMLPGASSGGGKVKPIRGFCQRLKGKQGRFRGNLSGKRVDFSGRTVISPDPNLSIDEVAVPQLVAKVLTFPEKVTRYNKRKLQQLIINGPTVHPGANYLLKKNEEARRNLRYGDKLKLAKNLQYGDVVERHLEDGDVVLFNRQPSLHRLSILSHYAKIRPWRTFRLNECVCTPYNADFDGDEMNLHVPQTEEARAEAINLMGVKNNLLTPKSGEPIIAATQDFITGSYLISHKDSFFDLGSLTQLLSMMSDAKLQFDIPPPAIMKPYYLWTGKQVFSLLIRPNKKSPVVINLDAKNKVYIPPKDKSFPNEMSINDGFVIIRGSEILSGVMDKSVLGDGKKHSVFYTILRDYGPQEAANTMNRMAKLCARYLGNRGFSIGISDVTPSSDLRDKKEEMVRFAYAKCDELIDMFKNGKLETQPGCNEEQTLEAKIGGLLSKVREEVGDVCINELDNLNAPLIMATCGSKGSTLNVSQMVAVVGQQIISGNRVPDGFQDRSLPHFQKNSKTPQSKGFVRNSFFSGLTPPEFLFHAISGREGLVDTAVKTAETGYMSRRLMKSLEDLSCQYDDTVRTSANGIVQFTYGGDGLDPLDMEGNAKPVNFIRSWDHACNITFNKNETGLLPYEIVRETDNVLKPLEEKLIRYDNLGAVVPKELIDDERYADRHDAERAFYKSLRMYMQEKAARLAQIRNTRGLLEMTQNGGDTSMEVVSSELQASVDQVYKITKKNVNAFLTIALHKYHRAKVEPGTAVGAIGAQSIGEPGTQMTLKTFHFAGVASMNVTLGVPRIKEIINASKVISTPIINAVLVNEGDERAARVVKGRIEKTLLSDLAFYIQDVYRGNMSYLEIRVDLATIEKLQLELTMEDIAVALSRAPKLKIQTTDIHILGKDKIHVNVYPEGMKAKSISTSAKEPSENEVFYKMQTLRRSLPDVVVKGLPDISRAVINIRDDGKRELLVEGYGLREVMCTDGVIGSKTITNHVLEVNSVLGIEAARASIVGEIDYTMSNHGMSVDPRHIQLLGDVMTYKGEVLGITRFGLSKMRDSVLQLASFEKTTDHLFDAAFYMKKDAVEGVSECIILGQTMSVGTGSFKVVKYNDVSERDLKVRPTLFESLASETAIKAN; encoded by the coding sequence ATGAAGGAAGTGGTAGTTGGTGAGACGCAAAAGAAGATCAGCGGTATTGAGTTCAGTGCTTTAAATGCTGCTGATATTGTTGCGCAGTCTGAAGTTGAGATCACAACTCGTGACTTGTTCGATCTGGAAAAGGGAAGAGAACAGAAGACCGGGGGTGCATTGGATCGCAGGATGGGTgtttcctcgtcatccCAAGAATGTATGACCTGTCATGGGAATTTGGCTTCCTGTCATGGTCATTTCGGCCATATCAAATTGGCATTGCCCGTGTTCCATGTCGGGTACTTCAAGTCCACCATCCAGATTCTTCAATGTATCTGTAAAGACTGTTCCGCTGTTCTACTGTCGGATAAAGATAGAAGagactttttgaaggagttgCGTCGACCCGGTATTGATAATTTGAGGAAGATGAGcatcttgaaaaaagttATAGACCAGTGtaaaaaacagagaagaTGTTTGAAGTGTGGTGGCCTTAACGGTGTGGTTAAAAAGGCAGCAGCTGGTGCGGGGACTGCGTCACTGAAAATCATCCACGACACTTTCCGTTGGgttgggaaaaaaatggtaCCAGAGAAAGATAGATGGATTGGTGAATGGAATGAGATCTTGACCCACCATCCAGAATTAGAAAGGTTTGTCAAACGGTGTTCTGACGATTTGAACCCGCTGAAGACACTAACTCTATTTAAACAGCTGAAGTCTGAAGACTGTGAACTGCTGGGTATCAATTCTACCGTTAGATCAGGTCGCCCAGAAACGTATATCTGGAGGTACCTTCCAGCACCACCGGTGTGTATAAGACCATCTGTTACGATGCAAGACTCACCAGCTTCCAATGAAGATGACTTGACGGTAAAACTAACCGAAATTGTTTGGACGTCTTCCCTTATCAAAGCAGGTTTGGCAAAGGGTATATCCATTAACAACATGATGGAACATTGGGATTACTTGCAACTTACCGTGGCAATGTACATAAATTCCGATTCCGTCAACCCAGCTATGTTACCAGGGGCATCGAGCGGTGGTGGTAAAGTAAAGCCCATAAGAGGGTTTTGTCAACGTTTGAAAGGTAAACAAGGTAGATTTAGAGGTAATTTGTCAGGGAAGCGGGTTGACTTTTCGGGTAGAACCGTTATCTCTCCAGATCCGAACTTATCAATTGATGAGGTTGCAGTACCGCAACTCGTTGCCAAAGTATTAACCTTCCCGGAAAAGGTAACAAGATACAACAAACGAAAACTGCAACAACTTATCATCAATGGTCCCACAGTTCATCCAGGTGCAAACtatcttttgaagaaaaatgagGAGGCCAGACGTAACCTACGTTATGGTGATAAATTAAAGCTAGCCAAAAATCTGCAGTACGGTGACGTTGTAGAAAGACACCTGGAGGACGGTGACGTCGTATTGTTCAACCGTCAACCATCGTTGCATAGATTATCCATTCTTTCCCATTATGCTAAAATTCGCCCTTGGAGAACATTCCGTTTGAACGAATGTGTCTGTACACCATATAATGCAGATTTCGATGGTGACGAAATGAATTTGCACGTTCCTCaaacagaagaagcaaGAGCAGAGGCCATCAACCTGATGGGTGTTAAGAACAATTTGTTGACTCCAAAATCTGGTGAACCTATTATTGCGGCCACCCAAGATTTCATCACTGGGTCATATCTGATTTCCCATAAGGACTCCTTTTTCGATTTGGGTTCGTTGACCCAGTTGTTATCGATGATGTCTGACGCCAAACTTCAGTTTGACATACCTCCGCCAGCCATTATGAAACCTTACTATCTATGGACTGGTAAACaagttttttctttgctgATTAGACCTAATAAGAAATCGCCCGTCGTTATCAACTTGGATGCTAAAAATAAGGTTTATATTCCGCCAAAGGATAAGTCCTTTCCAAACGAAATGTCTATAAACGACGGTTTTGTTATTATTAGAGGGTCAGAAATACTGAGCGGTGTCATGGACAAGTCCGTGCTCGGTGATGGTAAAAAGCATTCTGTTTTCTATACAATTCTAAGAGATTATGGGCCACAGGAGGCAGCTAATACGATGAACCGAATGGCTAAGTTATGTGCTCGTTATTTAGGGAATAGAGGTTTTTCCATCGGTATCAGCGATGTTACTCCTAGTAGTGACTTAAGGGATAAAAAGGAAGAGATGGTCAGGTTTGCATATGCCAAATGTGACGAGCTGATTGATATGTTTAAAAATGGCAAACTTGAAACCCAACCAGGTTGTAATGAGGAACAAACGCTGGAAGCCAAAATTGGTGGTTTGCTTTCCAAGGTCAGAGAAGAAGTCGGTGACGTCTGTATTAACGAATTGGATAACCTGAATGCACCTTTGATTATGGCTACTTGTGGGTCGAAAGGTTCTACATTGAATGTTTCCCAAATGGTGGCAGTTGTCGGTCAACAAATTATTTCCGGTAACCGTGTTCCAGATGGTTTCCAAGATCGTTCGCTACCTCATTTCCAGAAAAACTCCAAAACTCCACAATCTAAGGGTTTCGTGAgaaattctttcttttcagGTTTAACACCACCCGAGTTCTTGTTTCATGCTATCTCGGGGCGTGAAGGTTTGGTGGATACCGCTGTTAAGACTGCCGAAACAGGTTATATGTCTCGTAGATTGATGAAGTCATTAGAGGATTTGTCTTGTCAGTACGATGATACCGTCAGAACTTCAGCTAATGGTATTGTGCAATTTACTTATGGTGGTGATGGTTTAGACCCCCTTGATATGGAAGGAAATGCCAAACCGGTCAATTTCATAAGATCCTGGGATCATGCATGCAACATCACattcaacaaaaatgaaactgGGCTCCTCCCATATGAAATCGTACGTGAGACGGATAATGTCCTAAAACCGCTGGAAGAAAAGCTGATCAGATATGATAATCTGGGAGCGGTTGTACCAAAAGAGCTtattgatgatgaaagATACGCTGATCGTCATGATGCTGAAAGGGCGTTTTACAAATCTTTGAGGATGTACATGCAGGAAAAGGCTGCAAGGTTGGCTCAAATCAGAAATACAAGAGGGTTGTTAGAAATGACCCAAAATGGTGGTGACACCTCAATGGAAGTTGTTTCTTCGGAACTGCAGGCTTCTGTTGACCAAGTGTATAAAAtcacgaagaagaacgtgAACGCTTTCTTAACCATTGCTTTGCATAAGTATCATAGGGCAAAGGTGGAACCTGGTACTGCAGTGGGTGCTATTGGTGCACAGTCCATTGGTGAACCCGGGACTCAAATGACGTTGAAAACTTTCCATTTTGCCGGTGTTGCCTCGATGAATGTTACCCTCGGTGTGCCTCGTATCAAGGAAATTATTAACGCTTCAAAAGTTATATCCACGCCTATCATCAATGCTGTCCTAGTGAATGAAGGAGATGAGAGAGCTGCTAGAGTTGTCAAGGGTAGAATTGAGAAGACTTTATTGTCCGACCTCGCATTTTACATACAGGATGTTTACAGGGGCAACATGTCTTATCTAGAGATAAGGGTAGATTTGGCAACTATTGAGAAACTACAGCTGGAATTGACCATGGAAGATATTGCGGTTGCTCTTTCAAGGGCtccaaaactgaaaattcAGACAACTGACATTCACATCCTAGGTAAGGATAAAATCCATGTCAACGTTTACCCTGAAGGGATGAAGGCAAAATCGATATCTACATCCGCTAAAGAGCCAAGTGAAAATGAGGTTTTCTATAAGATGCAAACCTTACGTCGTTCTTTGCCCGATGTCGTGGTTAAAGGGTTGCCTGATATTTCGAGAGCAGTTATTAATATTCGTGACGATGGCAAAAGAGAACTGCTTGTTGAAGGATATGGGCTGCGTGAGGTCATGTGTACTGACGGTGTTATTGGTTCGAAAACGATAACGAACCATGTGTTGGAGGTCAACTCAGTACTTGGTATTGAGGCAGCAAGAGCTAGTATCGTCGGTGAAATCGACTACACCATGAGTAATCACGGTATGAGCGTGGATCCTCGTCATATTCAATTGTTAGGTGATGTCATGACGTATAAGGGTGAGGTATTGGGTATTACACGGTTTGGTTTGAGCAAAATGAGAGATTCTGTTTTACAATTGGCCTCTTTCGAGAAGACTACGGATCATTTGTTTGATGCCGCTTTCTATATGAAGAAGGACGCTGTAGAAGGTGTTTCGGAATGTATTATTCTGGGCCAAACAATGTCGGTGGGTACTGGTTCTTTCAAGGTTGTGAAATACAACGATGTTTCGGAGCGCGACTTGAAAGTGAGACCAACTCTCTTTGAGAGTCTAGCATCCGAAACCGCTATCAAGGCGAACTAG
- the APE4 gene encoding aspartyl aminopeptidase (similar to Saccharomyces cerevisiae YHR113W; ancestral locus Anc_5.424), with translation MLRLHLRKMSSTATNYPQEFVKFLNASHTPYHATHNIKCHLLDNGFQELSERDSWNGKVLKCGKYFVTRNNSSIIGFVVGGMWAPGNPIAIVGGHTDSPTLRIKPISKRTAEGYLQVGVECYGGGIWHSWFDKDLAVAGRVMVSDPETGKTVAKLVDINKPLLKIPTLAIHLDIDVNQKFEFNKESQLLPVAGLVKETNATETADSVRKDYFSSIKETIERHHEELLNLIAKELDIKSTKEIEDFELILYDHNEACLGGLSEEFVFSGRLDNLTSCFTSMHAMTLAADTGIESETGIRLFACFDHEEIGSSSAQGADSNFLPNILERLALLRGNEKDKDEPLTKSMNLETSAKSFFLSSDVAHAVHPNYAGKYESQHKPMIGSGPVIKINANQRYMTNSPGIVLLKKLADKVQVPLQLFVVANNSPCGSTIGPILASKTGIRTLDLGNPILSMHSIRETGGAADLAYQIKLFQAFFEDYSLLESKIEV, from the coding sequence ATGCTGAGATTACATCTACGCAAGATGTCATCCACTGCAACGAATTACCCTCAAGAATTTGTCAAGTTTCTTAATGCGAGTCACACCCCCTACCATGCAACGCACAACATCAAGTGTCATCTTTTGGATAACGGGTTCCAGGAATTAAGCGAACGTGACTCTTGGAACGGCAAAGTGTTGAAATGTGGGAAGTACTTTGTTACTAGGAACAATTCGTCCATTATTGGGTTTGTGGTCGGTGGCATGTGGGCTCCTGGGAACCCAATTGCTATAGTGGGGGGGCATACGGATTCTCCAACGTTGCGGATCAAGCCAATCTCGAAGAGAACCGCTGAGGGATATCTGCAAGTCGGCGTGGAGTGTTATGGGGGTGGTATTTGGCACTCGTGGTTTGATAAGGATTTGGCCGTTGCAGGGAGGGTGATGGTCAGTGACCCGGAAACCGGTAAGACAGTCGCAAAGTTGGTCGATATCAATAAACCTTTATTGAAGATCCCCACTTTGGCGATACACTTGGATATAGACGTAAACCAGAAATTCGAGTTCAACAAGGAAAGTCAATTGTTACCTGTCGCTGGCCTGGTTAAGGAAACCAACGCGACGGAGACAGCTGATTCGGTGCGCAAAGACTATTTCAGTTCCATcaaagaaacaattgaaaGACATCATGAGGAACTTTTGAACTTGATTGCAAAGGAACTAGATATCAAGTCCACAAAGGAGATCGAAGATTTCGAACTCATCCTGTACGACCATAACGAGGCTTGTCTAGGCGGGTTATCAGAGGAATTCGTTTTTTCCGGGAGGTTGGATAACTTAACTTCCTGTTTCACCTCGATGCATGCCATGACTCTTGCTGCAGATACAGGAATTGAGAGTGAGACTGGTATTAGACTTTTTGCTTGTTTTGACCATGAGGAAATCGGATCGTCCTCCGCACAAGGTGCAGACTCTAATTTCTTGccaaatattttggaaagattGGCCCTGTTGAGAGGTAATGAAAAGGACAAAGACGAACCATTAACCAAATCGATGAATCTGGAGACATCCGCAAAATCGTTCTTTTTGTCCTCTGACGTTGCACATGCAGTCCATCCAAATTATGCTGGGAAATATGAGTCCCAACACAAACCAATGATTGGAAGCGGTCCTGTGATAAAAATTAACGCTAACCAGCGTTATATGACGAACTCTCCAGGTATcgttcttttgaaaaaattggcTGACAAAGTCCAAGTTCCATTGCAACTGTTTGTTGTGGCAAATAACTCGCCCTGTGGCTCCACCATCGGCCCAATTTTGGCCTCCAAAACAGGTATCAGAACATTAGACTTGGGCAACCCAATATTAAGCATGCATTCAATCAGAGAGACTGGAGGTGCTGCGGACCTTGCTTATCAGATTAAATTGTTTCAAGCATTTTTCGAGGATTATTCTTTATTAGAAAGCAAAATAGAGGTATAG
- the CDC12 gene encoding septin CDC12 (similar to Saccharomyces cerevisiae CDC12 (YHR107C); ancestral locus Anc_5.412) yields MTAIAKPVGIANLPNQRYKIVSEQGGVLNLMVCGESGLGKTTFINTLFQTTLKHADPQRRRELPIRRTVEIDVTRAVLEEKSFNLRVNVIDTPGFGDNINNRKAWQPLVDFIDDQHDSFMRQDQQPYRGVKFDLRVHAVLYFIKPTGHGLKPLDIETMKRLATRANLIPVIAKSDTLTAQELATFKSRIRQVIEAQEIRIFTPPLDSSSLGGGDDEPAGHGDSTPVATQDTAAIEHARQLIESMPFAIVGSEKKFDDGKGTMVAARKYPWGLVEVENDEHCDFRKLRSLLLRTYLLDLILTTEEIHYEAYRRLRLEGVTEEKDKENGNGSLSTSTSGAPVKAPARKLFYNPKYKEEENALKKYFTDQVKAEEQRFRQWEQNIVNERIRLNGDLEETQNNVKKLEEQVRNLQLKKR; encoded by the coding sequence ATGACTGCAATTGCTAAGCCTGTCGGGATTGCAAACCTGCCCAACCAGCGGTACAAGATTGTGAGCGAGCAAGGCGGTGTGCTCAACTTGATGGTGTGTGGGGAGAGCGGGCTCGGGAAGACGACGTTTATCAATACGCTGTTCCAGACGACGCTGAAGCACGCGGACCCACAGCGGCGCCGCGAGTTGCCCATCCGGAGAACCGTCGAGATCGACGTTACGAGGGCCGTcctggaggagaagagctTCAACCTCAGGGTCAACGTCATCGACACGCCCGGGTTTGGGGACAACATAAATAACAGGAAAGCCTGGCAGCCGCTCGTCGACTTCATCGACGACCAGCACGACTCGTTCATGCGTCAGGACCAGCAGCCCTACCGTGGGGTCAAGTTTGACCTCAGAGTTCACGCCGTGCTCTACTTCATTAAGCCCACGGGCCACGGGTTGAAACCGCTCGATATAGAGACGATGAAACGGCTCGCTACACGGGCCAACCTGATCCCCGTAATTGCAAAATCGGACACATTGACCGCACAGGAACTGGCCACGTTCAAATCAAGGATCAGACAGGTCATCGAGGCGCAGGAGATCAGAATCTTCACCCCGCCACTGGACTCCTCTTCGCtaggtggtggtgacgaCGAGCCTGCAGGGCATGGGGACAGCACCCCCGTGGCCACACAGGATACTGCCGCAATTGAACATGCAAGACAATTGATCGAGTCCATGCCATTTGCGATTGTCGGGTCCGAAAAGAAATTCGACGATGGGAAGGGCACGATGGTCGCCGCAAGGAAGTACCCATGGGGGTTGGTAGAGGTCGAAAACGATGAACACTGCGACTTCCGGAAGTTGAGAAGCCTGCTGCTGAGAACGTACTTGCTGGACTTGATTCTAACCACGGAGGAAATCCACTACGAGGCCTACAGGAGACTCAGATTGGAAGGCGTCACAGAAGAGAAGGATAAAGAAAACGGTAACGGCTCTTTGTCCACAAGTACCTCTGGTGCCCCAGTAAAGGCACCGGCAAGGAAATTGTTCTACAACCCCAAAtacaaagaggaggagaacgCTCTGAAGAAGTACTTCACCGATCAAGTGAAGGCAGAGGAACAAAGATTTAGACAATGGGAACAAAACATCGTCAACGAGAGAATCAGACTGAACGGTGATCTCGAGGAAACTCAAAATAACGTTAAGAAATTAGAGGAACAGGTAAGAAACttgcagttgaagaaacggTGA
- the CTM1 gene encoding cytochrome c lysine N-methyltransferase (similar to Saccharomyces cerevisiae CTM1 (YHR109W); ancestral locus Anc_5.419) → MVVNWWRETSASLADRVTVRRSSGAAGLGLFAEGDGCSRGPDKVILRIPRGSTFDIHSVDAMIGTEAEYVHGGGVSLALFQRFSKDCWSSFSAAEHLQGLLTETVILTFHFVTLCVGERDGLEIPLRLSRYLNEVLLATTVDNPVVHPLCFAKRYRFHSRFQVYDSLVCQLCRLFSRPAGPLEPSVRQIAAAVMSRCLEIPEQDEHGDYTLNTTLVPLLDYANHSAEPNARFDADAADVVLKLDPMVAEPTEVLISYNDTVEVLDFVLTYGFVPQAATHFNFTIDRDWLLLNHRDMYRFCKWFHINLSFQAVRNTEGWCLSPANLVALNLWFTLGSKLVYEEVGLSTIDDTTSDFVHY, encoded by the coding sequence ATGGTGGTCAATTGGTGGCGGGAGACGTCCGCGTCACTGGCGGATCGGGTGACGGTGCGCAGGTCTTCCGGCGCTGCTGGGCTCGGGTTGTTCGCGGAGGGTGATGGTTGCTCGCGAGGGCCAGATAAGGTGATTCTGAGGATCCCCCGGGGCAGTACTTTTGATATTCATAGTGTCGACGCGATGATTGGGACCGAGGCAGAGTATGTCCACGGGGGTGGGGTGTCCCTTGCCCTGTTCCAGCGGTTCTCAAAGGACTGCTGGTCAAGTTTCAGTGCAGCGGAGCATTTGCAAGGATTACTTACTGAGACGGTGATTCTCACCTTCCATTTCGTCACTCTGTGCGTGGGCGAGCGGGACGGGTTAGAGATCCCACTACGGTTGTCTCGGTACCTTAACGAGGTGCTTTTGGCGACAACCGTGGACAACCCGGTGGTACACCCGCTGTGTTTCGCGAAACGGTATAGGTTCCACTCCCGCTTTCAAGTGTACGACTCGCTAGTGTGCCAACTTTGCCGGTTGTTCTCACGTCCAGCGGGGCCATTAGAACCTTCAGTCAGACAGATCGCCGCGGCGGTTATGTCCAGGTGTCTTGAAATACCGGAGCAGGACGAGCACGGTGACTACACTCTAAACACGACGTTAGTGCCCCTGCTGGACTACGCGAACCACAGTGCGGAGCCGAACGCCCGGTTCGACGCAGACGCTGCAGATGTCGTGTTGAAGTTGGACCCGATGGTAGCTGAACCAACGGAGGTGCTTATCTCGTACAACGACACCGTAGAAGTGCTCGACTTCGTGCTGACTTACGGGTTTGTGCCGCAGGCGGCAACACACTTCAACTTCACCATCGATAGAGACTGGCTGCTACTCAACCACAGGGACATGTACAGGTTCTGTAAGTGGTTCCACATAAATTTGAGCTTCCAAGCGGTGCGGAACACGGAGGGGTGGTGTCTGTCCCCTGCAAATCTGGTGGCCCTAAACCTCTGGTTCACGCTGGGGAGCAAGCTTGTTTACGAAGAGGTGGGACTGTCCACCATTGACGATACGACCTCCGACTTTGTTCACTACTAG
- the YPT35 gene encoding Ypt35p (similar to Saccharomyces cerevisiae YPT35 (YHR105W); ancestral locus Anc_5.410), translated as MSCNLTFLPPEPIALIDEDDESETTTDERDACNISVASMSTYGISNRRRSNSAINSNYNFLKAQVSDCTLMGGHNGGKFAVWKITIVLQPVSRDKRAAAATPQIHIYKRYSQFVTFREELLEELHEIKEEAVRVQDRERTSKLMAIKVPPLPPPVPWYSYWQYQDVNMSKKWLMERRRGLEYFMNYVILNRCIVENCKKVILSFIERKDG; from the coding sequence ATGAGTTGCAACCTGACGTTTCTCCCCCCGGAGCCGATTGCATTGATtgatgaagacgacgaaTCTGAAACTACGACTGATGAGCGCGATGCATGTAATATAAGTGTGGCGTCCATGTCTACATATGGGATCAGTAACAGGAGGCGAAGCAACAGTGCGATAAACTCGAACTATaactttttgaaggctCAAGTGAGCGATTGTACTTTAATGGGGGGCCACAACGGTGGTAAGTTTGCTGTTTGGAAGATAACCATAGTTCTCCAGCCTGTCTCCCGTGATAAACGGGCAGCTGCGGCGACCCCGCAGATACATATATACAAGCGGTACTCGCAGTTTGTTACCTTCCGTGAGGAGCTGTTAGAGGAGTTGCATGAGATTAAAGAGGAGGCAGTTAGGGTTCAGGACAGGGAACGAACGAGCAAGTTAATGGCGATAAAAGTACCGCCCCTGCCTCCGCCAGTGCCATGGTACAGTTACTGGCAATACCAAGACGTTAATATGAGTAAAAAATGGCTGATGGAAAGGCGAAGAGGGTTAGAGTATTTTATGAACTACGTTATACTGAATCGTTGCATTGTTGAGAATTGTAAGAAGGTTATATTGTCCTTTATAGAGCGTAAAGATGGTTGA
- the ERP5 gene encoding Erp5p (similar to Saccharomyces cerevisiae ERP5 (YHR110W); ancestral locus Anc_5.420), giving the protein MVSILNCMVALFGVFQYVQCTHFYLKPNEVKCFYENLASGNLLIGDLDVTVEGQYGIYEENPDVSLSITIDETFDNDHRVFNQKNSFTGDFTFTTLETGEHRVCIRPHYKDTKAKLRIYIDFEISHIRYLDSKRKEGVTSLKGRIDQLTQRLYNIRTEQEVIRKKEAIFRNQSESANSKIMFWSVVQCIALAGACAFQLRYLKNFSSSRR; this is encoded by the coding sequence ATGGTGTCGATTTTGAATTGTATGGTTGCCCTTTTCGGGGTGTTTCAGTACGTTCAGTGCACGCACTTCTACTTGAAACCGAATGAAGTCAAGTGCTTCTACGAGAATCTGGCATCTGGGAACCTGCTGATCGGGGATCTGGATGTGACTGTAGAGGGGCAGTACGGGATCTACGAGGAGAACCCGGACGTCAGTCTCAGCATCACTATCGATGAGACGTTCGACAACGACCACCGCGTCTTCAATCagaagaactcgttcaCTGGTGATTTCACGTTCACCACTTTGGAGACGGGCGAGCACAGAGTCTGCATTCGCCCTCACTACAAGGATACAAAGGCCAAGTTGAGAATCTACATCGATTTTGAAATCAGCCATATACGGTACCTGGACTCGAAGAGAAAGGAGGGTGTCACCTCGTTGAAGGGCAGGATTGACCAGCTGACACAGAGACTGTACAATATCCGCACCGAGCAGGAAGTTATCAGGAAGAAAGAGGCCATTTTCAGAAACCAGAGTGAATCGGCCAACAGCAAGATAATGTTCTGGTCCGTGGTCCAATGCATAGCACTAGCAGGAGCATGCGCGTTCCAACTCCGctacttgaagaattttTCGTCAAGCAGAAGGTAG